The DNA window GCCAAAAGCATGATTCCGATCCTGGTACCCTTGTTCGTGTCCGCGTTCCGGCGGGCCAATGATTTGGCGATGGCTATGGAGTCCCGATGCTACCGGGGCGGTGAGGGAAGAACCAAGATGAAACCGCTGAGGTATCGGAGCAGAGATTATATTGCGTATATTGTTGTAATTGTTTATGTAATAGCGGTGGTACTGATCGGAAGGTACGTGCCACTGCATATCTGGGTGTTTTAATTGTAATTTGGGACGTAGTATTTTGCAAAAATACTACGTCCCAAATTGAAAGATGCCCTGTACCCAATGGAGGTTCTATGAAAAGAGTCAGAATTGTTGTCGCTTATGACGGAACGGATTACTGCGGCTGGCAGATCCAGCCCAATGGGGTTACGATTGAGGAGGTTTTGAATAAGTGTCTGAAGGCGCTGACGGGAGAGGAAATCCGGGTGATCGGCGCGAGCCGTACGGATTCCGGGGTTCATGCTCTGGGGAATGTGGCGGTGTTTGACACGGAGTCCAGGATTCCGCCGGAGCGGATGGCTTACGCTATGAATCAGCGGCTGCCGGAGGATATTGTTGTGGTCCGGTCGGAAGAGGTGCCTCTTGACTGGCATCCCCGCTATCAGTCCCAGATCAGAAAGACTTATGAATATCATATTTACAACGCGAAATCCAAGAACCCGCTGCGTCGGCGTTATGCCGCGTTCGTTTCTTTTCCTCTGGATATCGAAAAGATGCGGGAAGGGGCGGCATATCTTATGGGAACCCATGATTTTGCAAGTTTCTGCTGTATCCGCTCTAATGTGGAAGATACCGTGCGGACCATTGACGACATACAGATCCGGCAGGAAGGGCCGGAGATCACGCTGAAGGTCAGCGGAAGCGGCTTTTTATACAACATGGTGCGGATCATTGCCGGAACACTGATCCGGGTGGGAAGAGGTTTCTATACTCCGGAGATGGTCCGGGAGATCCTGGAAGCGCGGGAGCGGACGTCAGCCGGAGTGACAGCGCCGCCGGAAGGGTTGGTTTTAGTGGAGGTGTGTTATGGAGAATCGGATCTATTTTGACAATGGGAGTACGTCCTGGCCCAAGGCGCCCGGTGTGGCGCAAGCAGTGGAAAAGCTTTTGACGGAAGGCGCTTTCAACATTAACAGGGGAAACTATGAGGGAGCTTATGAGGTGGAAGGAATGGTGCTTGAGACCAGAGACCAGCTTGCGGACTTGTTCCAGGCCCCTTCCTCCAGAAATGTGATCTTCACGCCAGGTATTACCTATTCCTTGAATTACTTTATCAAAGGTT is part of the Lachnospiraceae bacterium KGMB03038 genome and encodes:
- the truA gene encoding tRNA pseudouridine(38-40) synthase TruA — translated: MKRVRIVVAYDGTDYCGWQIQPNGVTIEEVLNKCLKALTGEEIRVIGASRTDSGVHALGNVAVFDTESRIPPERMAYAMNQRLPEDIVVVRSEEVPLDWHPRYQSQIRKTYEYHIYNAKSKNPLRRRYAAFVSFPLDIEKMREGAAYLMGTHDFASFCCIRSNVEDTVRTIDDIQIRQEGPEITLKVSGSGFLYNMVRIIAGTLIRVGRGFYTPEMVREILEARERTSAGVTAPPEGLVLVEVCYGESDLF